A stretch of DNA from Nitrospira sp. KM1:
GCAATATTGGCATCCGATTACATTACACGGTATAATGCATTGGTTTATGACTCTGGCCTATTCAATGGTCCTCATGCATCTCACAGCCACGTTTTCCTAGCAGGAGCATCCGAGTGCGCGTGGAATCTCCACGACTGTGGTTTTTCTTCACGGCTTCAAGCATTCTCTGCCTCCTTACAAGCCTTTCCGTGCTTGCCGATGCGGCACAGCCGCCTCTGCCGTCGGTCGATACGATCCGGGAACCGCCTCCGTCCATACGCTTAAGCCTCGATGAGGCTATTGCCCTGTTCCTCAAGCAGAATTTTGACGTCCTGATCACCAGATACGGGATCGAGAGTAACAAGGGTCAGGAAATCACCGCTGCCTTGTTTCCGAATCCATTGATGACTGTCGGGACGCTGAGTTCGTACACACAGGGGCGGACGCTGTCCAACAGCGGGCAACTCTTCGGGCAGATCCAGCAACTCTTCGAATTAGCCGGCAAACGCGGCTATCGTGTTGAGGCCGCCGGTTACGGCACGAGATCGGCGGAGGCCGCCTTCGAGGACGCGGTCAGGCAGCTTGGCTTTACCGTCAAAGACACCTATTATCGAATCCAATTGGCCCAGAGACGCCTGATCCTGGCAGAGGAGAACCGCGACCGGTTCTCCCGCATCCTTGAGATCAATACGATCCGTTTCAAGAAGGGTTACATTGCGGAAGTGGATCTCATCAGAATCCGGCTGCAAATGGTGGATTTTCATGCACAGGTCATTCAATCGCTTCAGGATGCGGAGTCGGCGCGCGGCGATCTGCGCCAGCTCCTCCGCTTGTCGCCGAAGACCGCGGTCGAACTGACGACGGAGATGGATTTTCGCCGTATCGATCCCGACATCAACAAACTGAGGGTGGCTGCGCTGGATCTTCGACCCGATATCCGCGCCAAACGGTTCACCTATTCGCAGCGCGAGGCTGACTTGAAACTGGCCAAGGCCTATAGAATCCCGGATGTGACCATCGCCGGCGGCTACGCCATTCAAGGATCGAACGGGCCGGACAATCCCGGCCAGGTGGCCCTCAATGCGGGCATCCCCCTCCCGCTGTTCAATAGAAATCAGGGCGGAATCCGGCAGGCCGAGGTTGCCGTACAGTCTGCGGAGGCCGACTTGAATAAAACCGTCAATCAAGTCGAAAATGAAGTCGACGTCGCATACCGAAACCTCATCCAGAGCAGGCGTCTGGTCGAAGCGTACGTCGGCGGGGTGCTCGATGACGCCCGTTCGACGTTGAACATCGTGGAGCGCGCGTACGAGCGGGGAGGAGCCACCATCCTCGATCTTCTCGACGCCGCTCGGACCTCGCGAACCATCCAGCAGAACTACATTGAAGCACTCTACAGCTACCAACATAATCTGTTTCAACTCGAAAGCGCCGTAGGCCAGGAGATCCGATCATGAATCGACCGGGCGTTGTCATCTGTCTCGGATGTGCAATGGCTCTGTCGAGTGCCTGTGGGCGAGCCGACCAGCCGACGCAGTCGAATGCCGCCACGCCGAACCCTATCCATAGCGCGATCGAAGCAAAACCGAGAATAGAAGTCGGCACGGTGGAAATGAAGTCCGGCGAGCACGATCTGACGCTTGCGGGGAAAGTGGCCTATGGAGAAGATCGTTACTCGAGGATTTCCTCTCCGCTGCAGGGGCGGGTCGTCGAAGTGCGGGCTCATCTCGGCGATCGCGTAAAAGCCGGAGACATTGTGTTGGTTGTCGACAGTCCCGACATCGCCCAGGCGTACTCGGAATACGTGAAGGAAGATTCCGATCTGCAATATGCGATCCGCTCGCGTGAACTGGCCAAGGATTTATACGAAAACAAGGCGATGCCGTTGAAGGATTTGAAAATGGCGGAAAACGAACTGGTCAAGGCCAGGGCGGAATTTCGTCGAGCCAAGGAACGGCTGCTGTCACTGCGCGTCCCTCCAGAGGAATTACACAAGCCGCTCGATCAGCAAAAAATCACCTCGCGGTTTGAAATGAAAAGTCCGTTGACCGGGGTCGTCGTGGAACGGGCCGTGACCCCCGGCCAGTCCGTGGGCGGCGATCCGAGCCAGGTGCTCTTCACAGTTGCGGACCTGGACATGCTGCAGGTCGTGGCCGATGTGTACGAGCGCGATCTGGCCATGGTCAAAGAAGGCCAGTATGCCAAGGTTGTCGTGGAGGCCTATCCGGGCGTCGCATTTCCGGCGACGGTGGCTGCGATCGGAGACGTGGTGGATCCTTCCAGCCGAACGATCAAGCTCCGCGCGTGGGTCAATAACCCGGAACACAAATTGAAACCCGAAATGTTCGCGCGCCTGCAGCTGCGGGTGGGCGAATCGACACCGTTGATGACCATTCCGCGGGAAGCCGTGGTCAACGTGGACGGGAAAGACTTCGTCTACGTCGTGGAAAGTCCCAACCATTACCTCAAACGCGAGGTGACGGTGCTGCCGCTGTCGCTGGATTCCGTGCGGGTCGTGGATGGTTTGACATCCGGGCAGCAGATCGTCGTGAAGGGTGCCGTTCTGATCAAGGGCCAGGAAGCCAAAGGATAATGATCGGACCGTACCCGCGCGCTTCTTCCATCGGGAACCCATCCAATCGATGATCGCCCGCCTCGTTGAGATCTCTCTGGTCCAGCGCTTCCTGCTGTGCGCATTAGGGTTGGCGCTGTTGTTCGGCGGGCTCTACGCCTTTCACCTCCTCGACATCGTCGCCTATCCAGACCCTTCGCCCCCGATGGTGGAGCTGATCACGCAGAATCCCGGCTGGTCGGCGGAGGAAATGGAACGCCAGATTACGATTCCCATGGAGGTCGCGCTGACCGGCATGCCGGGACTCGTGGACATCCGCTCGCTGTCCATCTTTGGATTGAGCGACATCAAAGTCTATTTCCAGTTCGGTACGGACATCTTTAGGGACCGGCAGGAAGTCTTGAACCGCTTGAACTCGGTTCAATTGCCGAGCGGCGTTCAGCCCAGCCTGTCGCCCTGGTGGGCGATCGCGGAAATCTTCCGGTATGAACTGACGGCCGAGAACGGCATGTCGCTGACCGACTTGAAGACGATCCAGGACTGGCAGGTGCGCCGTGAGTTCAGGCGGATTCCGGGGGTCATCGACGTCACGGCGTTCGGCGGCACGACCAAGGAATATCACATCGACATCGACCCGGGAAAACTGCTGGCCTACGGCGTCAGCCTTTCACAGGTGATGGAAGCGCTGACGAACAGCAATGCGAACGTCGGCGGGAACTACCTCACGATCGGATCCCAAAACTACAATATTCGCGGGTTGGGTCTCATCGACGACATTCACGACATCGAAAACGTCATGGTGTCGGCCAGGGACGGCACGCCGGTATTCGTGAAATCCCTCGGGACGGTGTCGGTCGGTCACCGCGTGCGGTTGGGCAAGGTCGGCATCGACGACCGTGACGACGCCGTCGAAGGAGTGGTGCTGCTTCAACGCGGATATAAAGCGCTTCCGGTTCTCGATCAAGTGAGGGGGAAGGTGCAGGAACTCAATGCCTGGAAGCTCCCCGCGGGAGTCAAAGTATCCACCTTCTACGACCGGACCGCGCTGATCCATACCACCGTCGAAACAGTGACCGACATTTTGATCAGCGGCATGGTGCTGGTATTCGTGATTCTGTTCGTCTTCCTGGGTCATTTCAGAGCGGCGCTGATCGTGGCCTTGACCATTCCGCTCTCGCTGCTGTTTACGTTCGGCATGATGGTGCTGGTCGGCCAGTCGGCGAATCTGATCTCGCTCGGCTCCATCGATTTCGGGATCATCGTCGATGCGACGCTGATCATGGTTGAAAGCATCTTTTTCCATCTCGCACATGCCAAGTCGCACAATCTCACCGTCAATCAACACATCGTCCGGGCTGCCCGCCAGGTCGGCCGCCCGATCTTTTCGTCCACCGCCATCATCGTTGTCGCCTTCATCCCGTTGTTCACCATGACCGGGGTGCCGGGGAAAATTTTTGCGCCGATGTCGGTCACCTATGGATTTGCACTGGCCGGCGCGCTGATCATGGCCTTTACGTTAGCGCCCGTACTCTGTTCATTTCTGCTGAGAGATCCGCTCAGCGAGGAGGACACCAAGCTGGTTCGTGCCATACGCAGCGTGTATCACCGGATCCTCAAATATTCGCTCGACCACCAGCCGTTGGTGTTGGGGGTGGCGGCGGGTCTGCTGCTCCTCACCTTCGCCGCGCTACAGTCGCTGGGAGGCGAATTCATGCCGGCGCTGGAGGAAGGGAATCTCTGGGTGCGAGCCACCATGCCGGTGGACATCTCGTTCGATCAAGCCGCGCGGTTGACCAGCGACATCCGGCGGATGTTCCGCGAGTCTCCAGAAATCACGACTATCGTGTCCCAATTAGGCCGGCCGGACGACGGAACGGATCCGACGAGTTTCTTCAACGCAGAATTTCTCGCCAACCTCAAACCGCAGAAGGAGTGGCGGCCGGGCATCGACAAGGATGCATTGATCGAGGAAATCGAAGGACGGCTGCATCAGATACCCGGGATCATCTTCAACTTTTCGCAGGTCATCCAGGACAACGTGGAAGAAGCCATGTCGGGGGTGAAAGGGGAAAACTCCATCAAGCTGTTCGGCACCGACCTCAAGACCATGGAAGCCAAGGCCGTCGAGATTGAAAGCGTGATGAGGACCATCAAAGGCGTCAAGGACCTCGGAGTGTTCCGCCTCGTCGGCCAGCCCAATCTCCTCATTCACATCGACCGGGAAGCGAGCGCGCGGTATGGACTCCAAGTGGCGGACGTGAATGCGGTCGTGCAGGCGGCGATCGGCGGGCAGGCGGTGACGCAGGTCTATGAGGGAGAGCGCCTGTTCGATCTCGTGGTGCGTTTTCTTCCGGAATTCCGTCAGGACGTCGAATCCATCGGCAACATTCTGGTCAGCACGCGGGACGGCGCCCGCATTCCGTTGAAGCAGCTCGCGAAAATCACCTCCCATACGGGAGCATTCATCATCTATCGCGAGAACAACGAACGCTACATTCCAATCAAGTTCAGCGTGAGGGACCGCGATCTTCAGAGTACCGTCGAAGAAGCCCAGACCCGGCTCAGCACACAGGTCACGCTTCCGGAGCGCTACCGCATGGAATGGGCGGGACAATACGACCAGCTCAGAGACGAGCAGCGCCGATTGTTGACCATCGTGCCCATCAGCCTGGTGATCATCTTTCTCCTGCTCTATACGACCTTCAATTCGTTCAAGAACGCGCTGCTGGTCCTGTCAACCGTACCGTTCGCGCTGGTGGGCGGTGTCTTGTCTCTGGTGACGACGCAAACCAACTTCAGCATCTCAGCCGCGGTCGGCGTGATCTCGACGCTCGGGGTGGCGATCTTGGGAGGCGTGCTCCTGGTTTCCCGCATCGAAGAGTTCCGCCTGTCCGGACTGAGCCTGCGCGAAGCCGTGTTCCAGGGCGCCGATGTGCAAATGCGCCCCATTCTCATGGCCACGCTCGGTGCGGCTATCGGCTTGCTTCCCGCCGCGCTTGCGACGGGGATCGGATCGCAGGCCCAAAAACCTCTGGCTCGCGTCGTGGT
This window harbors:
- a CDS encoding TolC family protein, with protein sequence MRVESPRLWFFFTASSILCLLTSLSVLADAAQPPLPSVDTIREPPPSIRLSLDEAIALFLKQNFDVLITRYGIESNKGQEITAALFPNPLMTVGTLSSYTQGRTLSNSGQLFGQIQQLFELAGKRGYRVEAAGYGTRSAEAAFEDAVRQLGFTVKDTYYRIQLAQRRLILAEENRDRFSRILEINTIRFKKGYIAEVDLIRIRLQMVDFHAQVIQSLQDAESARGDLRQLLRLSPKTAVELTTEMDFRRIDPDINKLRVAALDLRPDIRAKRFTYSQREADLKLAKAYRIPDVTIAGGYAIQGSNGPDNPGQVALNAGIPLPLFNRNQGGIRQAEVAVQSAEADLNKTVNQVENEVDVAYRNLIQSRRLVEAYVGGVLDDARSTLNIVERAYERGGATILDLLDAARTSRTIQQNYIEALYSYQHNLFQLESAVGQEIRS
- a CDS encoding efflux RND transporter periplasmic adaptor subunit; amino-acid sequence: MNRPGVVICLGCAMALSSACGRADQPTQSNAATPNPIHSAIEAKPRIEVGTVEMKSGEHDLTLAGKVAYGEDRYSRISSPLQGRVVEVRAHLGDRVKAGDIVLVVDSPDIAQAYSEYVKEDSDLQYAIRSRELAKDLYENKAMPLKDLKMAENELVKARAEFRRAKERLLSLRVPPEELHKPLDQQKITSRFEMKSPLTGVVVERAVTPGQSVGGDPSQVLFTVADLDMLQVVADVYERDLAMVKEGQYAKVVVEAYPGVAFPATVAAIGDVVDPSSRTIKLRAWVNNPEHKLKPEMFARLQLRVGESTPLMTIPREAVVNVDGKDFVYVVESPNHYLKREVTVLPLSLDSVRVVDGLTSGQQIVVKGAVLIKGQEAKG
- a CDS encoding efflux RND transporter permease subunit, which produces MIARLVEISLVQRFLLCALGLALLFGGLYAFHLLDIVAYPDPSPPMVELITQNPGWSAEEMERQITIPMEVALTGMPGLVDIRSLSIFGLSDIKVYFQFGTDIFRDRQEVLNRLNSVQLPSGVQPSLSPWWAIAEIFRYELTAENGMSLTDLKTIQDWQVRREFRRIPGVIDVTAFGGTTKEYHIDIDPGKLLAYGVSLSQVMEALTNSNANVGGNYLTIGSQNYNIRGLGLIDDIHDIENVMVSARDGTPVFVKSLGTVSVGHRVRLGKVGIDDRDDAVEGVVLLQRGYKALPVLDQVRGKVQELNAWKLPAGVKVSTFYDRTALIHTTVETVTDILISGMVLVFVILFVFLGHFRAALIVALTIPLSLLFTFGMMVLVGQSANLISLGSIDFGIIVDATLIMVESIFFHLAHAKSHNLTVNQHIVRAARQVGRPIFSSTAIIVVAFIPLFTMTGVPGKIFAPMSVTYGFALAGALIMAFTLAPVLCSFLLRDPLSEEDTKLVRAIRSVYHRILKYSLDHQPLVLGVAAGLLLLTFAALQSLGGEFMPALEEGNLWVRATMPVDISFDQAARLTSDIRRMFRESPEITTIVSQLGRPDDGTDPTSFFNAEFLANLKPQKEWRPGIDKDALIEEIEGRLHQIPGIIFNFSQVIQDNVEEAMSGVKGENSIKLFGTDLKTMEAKAVEIESVMRTIKGVKDLGVFRLVGQPNLLIHIDREASARYGLQVADVNAVVQAAIGGQAVTQVYEGERLFDLVVRFLPEFRQDVESIGNILVSTRDGARIPLKQLAKITSHTGAFIIYRENNERYIPIKFSVRDRDLQSTVEEAQTRLSTQVTLPERYRMEWAGQYDQLRDEQRRLLTIVPISLVIIFLLLYTTFNSFKNALLVLSTVPFALVGGVLSLVTTQTNFSISAAVGVISTLGVAILGGVLLVSRIEEFRLSGLSLREAVFQGADVQMRPILMATLGAAIGLLPAALATGIGSQAQKPLARVVVGGMLTAAFLILVVLPVLYELVHRRSAADQD